Genomic DNA from Babylonia areolata isolate BAREFJ2019XMU chromosome 9, ASM4173473v1, whole genome shotgun sequence:
gtgtgtgtgtgtgtgtgtgtgtgtgtgtgtgtgtgtgtgtgtgtgtgtgtgtgtgtctgtctgtctgtctgtctgtctggatcagCATCACTGTCAATTTATGTTTTGCAGTTATCAGCATGTCACcaccggtttgtttgtttttcataagtACTGCTCTGAACATATACTGAACAATTTTCATTTATCAGTGTATCATTTATTGAGTTATTCATTGTGGTTATATTTTCATGTGTTatgctgtgtatgtgcatgcttgtatCCATttgtcatgtgtgcgtgcgtgcgtgcgtgcgtgcgtgcgtgtgtgtgtctgtctgtctgtctctctatctgtgtgtctgtgtgcaagaaagagagagggagatggaaacaTACAGTAAtaaagtctgtctgcctgcctctctgtgtgcatatgtatctgtgcatgcacatttgtcattttatgtatatctgtgtatcatgtgtgtgcatgaggaagTGTGCAAGTAGGTCTCTGTATAGGTCAAGAGTGTCACAAGTAAGGTATCAAATTTTATGAATCTGATCAACACTTTTCACAGATCATAAATTCATGActttacaaaaaataaataatcaagtAAAAGAAGAAAGTGATGAAGTCATTCAAACTTACCTCCAATCCATCTCTTCCACAGCTTGGGCAATTTCTGGCATAACGCCCATTTCTGTAAAATATATGTGTTTGTATTAAAGCTAACATTGCGTATGATAACAAGCTGTTGaactaaaaccaaaacaaacactgcAATGAATTAACAGtctggtacaatacaatacatataataATATGATACAAGTATTGAAACTGCCTGAGAAACCTCCattgatgattaaaaaaatatatatatacacagcaataatgtaatacaatactgataatgaatacatatatatagcacactattcagaaatctgctctagatgctttacaaagacatacattttttgcttacataaaacattacatcaatattaagtatgcacacaaaaatgtgacaagcaaactacacacacacacacacacacacacacacaatgcatacatacacataaacataaatTCAAACatcagccccccctccctcccccatccaccccccccctaccccccaccaccttaatcaccccctcccccccacacacacaaacaaaaacagtgcatacacacatgcaagcgaccaaatatatgaacacacacacacaaacattcatacacatgcatgcgtttgtgtatacatgcatgtaatgatgtatacaaacacagtcaagcacaagggtgtgtgtgtgtatatatatatatatatatatatatatatatatatatatctttgtaaaaatgtgtgggggttgggggtgggagatatgggcgtatatgtgtgtgcttgtacaagtaagtgttcatctctgtgagtgtgtgtttgcgtgcgtgtgtgtgtgtgtgccgtggaagctgcgatacgtagactagaaatgagtgtgtggaggagggggttggaggaggtgcaaggtaatgtgtgtgtgtgtgtgtgtgtgtgttggagctcatgtacgtttatatgtatttgactgtactttcatatctgtgaaactgcatgtttggtgcatttctgttatgcatgtgtgggtatatgtgtgaatgtgtgtcgtcatattttacattcattcgcttaattatcaccattgttgtcttatttatttatttttatttttttttattattatcattttattagtattactattattattactactacctttttctatattataattattatttatttatttatttatttatttatttattcatgtaagcttatctattattaagcgcgttgggttacgcgttgggttacgctgctggtcaggcatctgcttggcagatgtggtgtagcgtatatggtttgtccgagcgcagtgacacctccttgagcaactgaaactgaaactgaaactgagtcaaGCACACCACGGGCAAAtgagtggacctgccacaacgaAACGTATTGcagagggaagaggtgagttttgagaccaggtTTGAAAGTGGTAAAGGAGTTATCAGGAAGACTGCTCcaccacgtctttggcgattgacaAGAAAACGACCTGAGTCCGAAGGTCTTAGATCTTCTCCTGAGAAGTCGACTAtcagaagaacggagctggcggaGTTCAGCCACACACTCGGGGCCAGCCAGTTTGACACGCTGACTGCAATGATCTACAATTTTCAGTAGTGGTGACCTGTGCAAAGCGTTCCGCGGGTTCGACAATGTATCTGACTCTGACTGAGTGAAAAATActgatactactaataataaagcAGCATTAAATCTTGTTTGTGGTAGACCAAATCAAAAGCGCGCTTCTTACTGATACGCATGTACACGATAGCAACGAAATACGCTTATTAACAATGAaactttcaaagaaaaaaagaaaaccatttcGAGAATTTCATGTTCTAAAAGTTTGCTTTCAGTGTCAACTTTCTTTACCTTCGAATGCAGTCATCGTGATGCAGAAAATAGTAGCGGTCGACCGATCGAAAGTTAGACAGCGCCACGAGTGGGACAAGAGGCAGACGAATTCGAGTGAAGCTAGCGACTCAAAATCCATAAACGGTTTACTCTGATTGATAGAACACTTTGAGAATAAAGAATATTTTACTGTTTGGGAACCTCTGTCGAAATAAGAACTGTtatggtggtggggatggcggAGAGGGGAGTCTGTTCATAATGTGTGATGAATTCAAACTgtgattatcttcttttttttttgcatagccGAGTCATACAGAggaacacgcacacaacagacatgTATAGTACTATTACAataagtattgtattgtgttgtagttgtagtgcagtgtatggTGTTTGTAGCTTGCACctaatgggaggaaaaccctacCAGTTAATCCATAGTATAAAATTTGGAGGAGTTAGTTCCCCTGAAATCTGCGTGTGCAATGTGGTACCGTTTGTAATGACTGAATAAAACTCCGGAACTCAGTTCATTTACTTGGCCCAAAGCATAGAAACAAGCTAGCAAGTTGACAAGTAACAGTAGCAATTGAACAACGCTACAGACATCACAGTGTTCTATTGTATTCActggtatttcttttttatctccttcaaggcctgactgagctgagttgggttacgcttcttGGCAGAATGTGCagatccacattttttttttttttttttttttttttttttttttcaactagaACTGCTGAAAAGTTCTTCAAGTTATCATACCAGGTAAAACAAATATCAAAAGCTCTCTTCAGTGTTGTCatgggttgttttcttttttccatgcACCGCATTCAGGACAGCGGTTGGTCGTTCATCTGGAAGACCTtaatccagaccaccactcaaactgAGTCTGTAGTGTATATCGAGGAGGGataagggttggggtgggtggggggggggggcggcgggcggtggggggggggggggagggaggggtagggcaGGACCAGGCACGATGTTTATTCAATGTTCCCCTTTGGAGCATTGAAACAGTACACATTACCATCATTTCTTATCAGCAAAGCGACTGATGTAAAATAGATTTTAAAAgtcgaaaaaaaagtaaaattacacaaacacaaaaaacctacacgagcaaacaagcaaatatgCATGAACAAGTAATTTTCCCTCGAAAAAGACAATATTATTTCCCCTGTCAATAAACAAACTTTTATTGAAAAGAAACACGTATAGTCGAGACGAAGGCTTTAAgatttacatatatattttttctgagGAAACAGTAATTAGATTTGATAGAGTTTGGTCGGGTTCTATATATGAATATGCAGatgaatatttttttctgatGTTGTCAAAAAGTGGGAACAAAAACATACTGAAATTCATCACCAAGAAAACTGGCGGTTCTGAGACATTTATCACATGTTTTTTCATTACTGGGTAAGCTATCGAAACGttaacaaaatactaaagtttatttttaaaaaaatttaaaaaaaaaaaacaacctttttggtggtggatgaatcctctgtgtttagtgagatacgacgtttcgaaccataggcccgttgtcaagtgatgagaagaggacagtgtgaataggaaagcctttgtgagaaaagggtgatgacatctcactactttctgttttgatgggccatgcacactaaaacacttgctgatcaccattcagtgcaatacatactcactcacacacagacacagacacacacacacacacacatatatatatacacacacacacacacacacacacacatacatatacatacatacatacatacacatatatatatatacaaatatatatttatatatatatatatatatatacatatatataccaatctatatacatacacatacacatgtatatacacacctatacacacactcatacacacacacacacacacacacacacacacacatatatatatatatacatacacatatacatgcacatactatatataccaacacacatacatacgaatacacacacatgtatacacatacataatacatatacacacatgcatacacatatacacacatatatacacatacatatacatatacacacaaatgcatacacatatatattgcttatCGAAACGTTGTTTACTAACAGGCTGCCGGTAATGTCATGATCTGTATGTTGATTATTGTTTGTATAGTATATCACGGCGCTATGTGACTGAGTGGGGAAGTGTGACTGAATTCTTACTTCATAATGCTTATAGCATATATTTAAATTGGTTACTTTTATGTTAGTGATGTTTTATTTTACGAGAATAGATTGATTTTATGTTAGGTGTACAATGTGTAGTTCATCAAAATTTTACTATTCGTTTATCTCTATTGATTCTCTGTGTCGTTTTTAGCTTTTAGCTTGATttattagtggtgtgtgtgtttgtgtgtgtttgtttgtttgtgtgtgtgagtgtgtgcgtgtgtgtgtgccacggtaagtgtgtgtgtgtgtgtgtgtgtgtgtgtgtgtgtgtgtgtgtgccacggtgagtgagttagtgtgtgtgtgtgtgtgtgtgtgtgtgtctgtgtgtgtgtgtcagtgtgtgtgtgtgtgtccaccacttTATGAAGAACTATCTTCTATCTAATGTGGACCGTTCCTCCAAACCTTTTTaactagatttagatttggtatttgtGGGATTAATATGCACGAGTACCGCTATAAAAACGCACGCAATTCAGTAACGTACGTTGTGTCGTTTGACTGAGAAGAGAACTAGAGATGCAGTTCATTTTTGTCTTGATGTGCCTTGTGATGAATGAGCTCTGTTTGAAACAGTCCAAACAAGTATCATGAACATCAATGCTTGTTTCGATTCTGTTGGTTGATCATCTACTGATGATGGCATTATTCGAAACTTGTCAGGATATCTATATAGAGCTTTGAGTTTCTGAGAGACAGTGTTGTCTAAGTTTATGTCAATATTTAGCTGTGAAAATAGTTCTGGTGAAATTTACAAATTTTGTATTGCCTCTTGTTCATATTGGACTGTGGTTTTAAACAAATAATCTCggcctcagtctcagtctctccacATAGTGTCTTTCTCCAGTGACCTGGATGGCATCAGATAACAACCCCAGAGACATTTTATACACACATTTCTGTATTCAAACTTATAATGCTATTGACCTCTGTGAATGAGGATGTTGTCAAACAATTTGCTATATCTTTGTGTGAGGCGTTCAAGCACGTCATGCTGTTGACATGGAAAAGAGTAGCACTTATATGAGGAGACATGGATATGCACATgacaacgcagacagacagacacacagatagcaaACACTCAAACTGGTTACATTCGAGAGCAAGCGTACAAACACGTATTGTTGATTGAAGAATTTATTGCTCTTTTATTTCAATGTCATGTCATCTTCAGCTTccataaacaacaaaataattatgtGCATCAAACTCAGGTCATTATCACAAGTGTAATGCACGAACATTTCACAACTCACAAAGAACATTATAAACCAACTGTTTTTCATCCTCTGTCCATCTCGTTCCGACATTgttatgaactgtgttgtttttaaagtACATGAATACTCATGACAAATAAACAGGCAGAAATAAGCAGCTCTTTGTTGAAGACGTTTAAAACATAGTTAACGATCCCATGGCCTTTGCggacatcggggcagtgaattcatgtccacagtgTCCACGGCTGGGTACAGAAAGGCGGGACCCAATCCTCTCGTTCTGCCGTTGTAACCTTCTTTAACCCAAGTCAGGCAGCCATTCACTTCTGGATGGAAGGAGTCACGGGCCTTTctccaggacacagcaccatgccgacacgggcctttccccaggacacagcaccatgccgacacgggcctttccccaggacacagcaccatgccgacacgggcctttccccaggacacaacaccatgccgacacgggcctttccccaggacacagcaccatgccgacacgggcctttccccaggacacagcaccatgccgtaacgggcctttccccaggacacaacaccatgccgacacgggcctttccccaggacacagcaccatgccgacacgggcctttccccaggacacagcaccatgccgacacgggcctttccccaggacacagcaccatgccgacacGGACCTTTCtccacacagcaccatgccgacacGGACCTTTCTCCATACAGCACCATGCCGACACGGACCTTTCtccacacagcaccatgccgacacGGACCTTTCtccacacagcaccatgccgacacGGACCTTTCtccacacagcaccatgccgaccCGGACCTGACCACTGGTTCGAGAAATCCAACGTCTGACCAGCTCTGCCATAGTGTCTCTCAGGCTGAAGACCTACAGACAGCAAATCTTTCTCAGACACAGTTTCGGCCAGACTGCTGCTGAATGACatctcttttttgttattttatccaAAGCCAAAGGATAGCGCTTGTgaaactctgcgtgtgtgtgcgggtgtgtgtgtgtgtgtgtgtgtgtgtgtgtgtgtgtgtgtgtttaaaaaaaaaaaaaatatatatatatatatatatatatatatatgaagctgGGAGCACGAGTATttggtgtctttgttgttgttgttgttgttttgtgtttgtgtggctttttgttttggtgtgtgtgtgtgtgtgtgtgtgtgttcgaaaccaattgcttgaggagactacaacacatctcctacaaggagcacaagaccaatgactatgtgcggaacctggtcagcaaccttgttgggccccaagaaccactgctggcgactgtcaaacgacggaagatggcatggtttgatcacgtcatacgacataacaccctcttcaaaaccatcctgcaagggactgtagagggagggcgcagacgggggcggcagagaaagagctggtccgataacgtcaaggaatggaccaaaatgacgatgccagatctcctcacgacagctgccaacagaacggcgtggcgagctatgacatcttcctcatgtccccccaaagaccccagcggtcgagggaatgagtgagtgagtgagtgagtgagtgagtgtgtgtgtgtgtgtgtgtgtgtgtgtgtgtgtgtgtaagagagagagagagagagagagagagaggaagtcaaCAAAAGGTGTCTTcacatcatcatggcctggcttcgctgacgaagatctaggaagggcgttgtccacgtctgatgcaggcacgctcatggctgacaaggccaatgcgggaaaagcagagtcggccgcagcggttgcaagggaaagtctggtctgggttcacATCATaaaccaacaataaaacaacaatagcaaaaaggCAATAACAAAAAGGCACTTTCATGTAGTCATACCCAGGGAGCTGGAATGACAGCAAACGTAACAACTAAATTTCTGGCTAAAAAATCG
This window encodes:
- the LOC143285541 gene encoding uncharacterized protein LOC143285541 isoform X2, with protein sequence MSFSSSLAETVSEKDLLSVGLQPERHYGRAGQTLDFSNQWSGPCRHGAVSWGKARVGMVLCPGERPVSAWCCVLGKGPCRHGVVSWGKARYGMVLCPGERPVSAWCCVLGKGPCRHGVVSWGKARVGMVLCPGERPVSAWCCVLGKGPCRHGAVSWRKARDSFHPEVNGCLTWVKEGYNGRTRGLGPAFLYPAVDTVDMNSLPRCPQRPWDR
- the LOC143285541 gene encoding uncharacterized protein LOC143285541 isoform X1 is translated as MSFSSSLAETVSEKDLLSVGLQPERHYGRAGQTLDFSNQWSGPGRHGAVWRKVRVGMVLYGERSVSAWCCVEKGPCRHGAVSWGKARVGMVLCPGERPVSAWCCVLGKGPCRHGVVSWGKARYGMVLCPGERPVSAWCCVLGKGPCRHGVVSWGKARVGMVLCPGERPVSAWCCVLGKGPCRHGAVSWRKARDSFHPEVNGCLTWVKEGYNGRTRGLGPAFLYPAVDTVDMNSLPRCPQRPWDR